The following proteins come from a genomic window of Campylobacter concisus:
- a CDS encoding transglycosylase domain-containing protein: protein MKYILAFIFIVAISLGGAFLYFYSQVRFDAYAIIDYKPKLTTQIFDRNNELIANIFEENRIYVKYNDIPPRVIEALVAIEDTSYFEHGGINVEAMARAAIKDIKARKLVEGASTLTQQLIKNLALSREKKFTRKIKEIVLAMKLESELSKEDIIERYLNHVYFGHGYYGIKTAAEGYFRKELNELSIKEVAMLVGLPKAPSTYDPTKHLDLSLSRANRVLERMYSIGWINEDEYRKGVLEEPAVFDDTLTRNKAPYVVDEIIKEASKKFDDIKTGGYKIQSTVDLNVQKIAQEALVYGYNEILKRDKKANPEMLNGAIVVTHPQSGQILALIGGIDYAKSSYNRATQSKRQPGSSFKPFIYQIALDNGYSVVSQVADIARTFDMGNGKEWTPKNYSGGFQGYITIKSAITQSRNLATINLLNDLGLSSVRKQLTDMGFNDIPENLSIALGSFGISPLDFAKFYSMFPNEGEMVEPTLIKHIENSFGASMDYEPQRKQVLKPEQAFLMTTLLQNVVNNGTGRNAKINGIQIAGKTGTTNNNIDAWFCGYSPDIEAIIWYGNDDNSPMKKIEGGGRTAAPVFKKFMEGYIKLYPTLRRAFEQPDGVYKGYYGGSDEYYTNDSPLPQNIPANDIIQDQENDGLLF from the coding sequence ATGAAATATATCTTGGCATTTATCTTTATAGTTGCCATTTCGCTTGGCGGAGCATTTTTATATTTTTATTCACAAGTTAGATTTGATGCTTACGCTATTATTGATTATAAACCAAAGCTTACAACGCAAATTTTTGATAGAAACAACGAGCTCATTGCAAATATCTTTGAAGAAAATAGAATTTACGTAAAATATAACGACATCCCGCCGCGTGTCATCGAAGCGCTCGTAGCTATCGAGGATACAAGCTACTTTGAGCATGGTGGCATAAACGTAGAAGCTATGGCAAGAGCTGCCATAAAAGATATTAAAGCTAGAAAACTAGTCGAGGGAGCTTCAACACTAACACAACAGCTCATTAAAAATTTAGCTCTAAGCCGTGAGAAGAAATTTACAAGAAAGATAAAAGAAATCGTGCTTGCCATGAAGCTTGAAAGCGAGCTTAGCAAAGAAGATATCATCGAAAGATACCTAAATCACGTCTATTTTGGACATGGCTACTACGGCATAAAAACAGCAGCTGAGGGATATTTTAGAAAAGAGCTAAATGAGCTAAGCATAAAAGAAGTTGCCATGCTAGTTGGCTTGCCAAAAGCTCCAAGCACTTATGATCCTACAAAGCACCTTGACTTGTCGCTTAGCCGTGCAAATAGAGTACTTGAGAGAATGTATAGCATCGGCTGGATAAACGAGGACGAGTACCGCAAGGGCGTGCTTGAAGAGCCAGCAGTCTTTGACGATACACTCACAAGAAATAAAGCCCCTTACGTAGTCGATGAGATAATAAAAGAGGCCTCTAAAAAATTTGACGATATAAAAACTGGTGGCTATAAGATACAAAGCACAGTTGATCTAAATGTCCAAAAGATCGCTCAAGAAGCTCTAGTCTATGGCTACAATGAAATTTTAAAAAGAGATAAAAAGGCAAATCCAGAGATGCTAAATGGCGCTATCGTCGTCACTCATCCACAAAGCGGTCAAATTTTGGCACTAATTGGCGGTATTGACTACGCAAAAAGCAGCTATAACCGCGCCACTCAAAGCAAGCGCCAGCCAGGATCTAGCTTTAAGCCATTTATCTATCAAATAGCACTTGATAATGGCTACTCAGTCGTTTCTCAAGTGGCTGATATCGCTAGGACATTTGACATGGGAAATGGCAAAGAGTGGACGCCAAAGAATTATAGTGGTGGCTTTCAAGGCTATATAACTATAAAATCAGCCATAACCCAGTCGCGCAACCTCGCAACCATAAATTTGCTAAACGATCTTGGTCTTAGCTCGGTTCGTAAACAGCTTACTGATATGGGCTTTAACGATATCCCAGAAAATTTATCTATCGCACTTGGAAGTTTTGGGATTTCGCCACTTGATTTTGCAAAATTCTACTCGATGTTCCCAAATGAGGGCGAGATGGTTGAGCCAACACTTATTAAGCATATAGAAAATAGCTTTGGGGCTTCGATGGACTATGAACCACAAAGAAAGCAAGTGCTAAAACCAGAACAAGCATTTTTAATGACGACACTTCTTCAAAATGTCGTAAATAACGGCACTGGACGCAACGCTAAAATAAACGGCATCCAAATAGCAGGCAAAACCGGCACAACAAATAATAACATCGATGCTTGGTTTTGTGGCTACTCGCCCGATATCGAAGCGATAATCTGGTACGGAAATGACGACAACAGCCCTATGAAAAAGATTGAAGGCGGTGGTAGAACAGCCGCACCTGTGTTTAAGAAATTTATGGAAGGCTACATTAAGCTTTATCCTACTTTAAGACGTGCATTTGAGCAGCCAGATGGTGTTTATAAAGGCTATTATGGTGGCAGTGACGAATACTACACAAACGACTCACCACTACCTCAAAATATACCGGCAAATGACATCATACAAGATCAAGAAAATGATGGATTATTATTCTAG
- the maf gene encoding septum formation inhibitor Maf, which translates to MITLASSSPTRANLLKDAGINFIQISFQFDESKIEKNVKPEIYVQNVVKAKKEQFLKENVGLKNLLFADSCVACGDKILGKAKDENEALAMLNLQSGNECSVYTAMIFLGEFELINVSKTTYKFAKFSEQDLKSYLESGEWRGKAGAMTIENFNKKYIISQHGETSTAMGLNLKILKAFL; encoded by the coding sequence ATGATAACACTTGCTTCAAGCTCACCAACAAGGGCAAATTTATTAAAAGATGCTGGCATAAATTTCATTCAAATTTCTTTCCAGTTTGACGAGAGCAAGATAGAAAAAAATGTAAAGCCTGAAATTTATGTCCAAAATGTTGTAAAAGCCAAAAAAGAGCAATTTTTAAAAGAAAATGTAGGTCTTAAAAATTTGCTCTTTGCAGATAGCTGTGTGGCGTGTGGAGATAAAATTTTAGGTAAAGCAAAAGACGAGAATGAGGCGCTTGCTATGCTAAATTTACAAAGTGGCAACGAATGTAGCGTCTATACGGCGATGATATTTTTAGGCGAATTTGAGCTTATAAACGTGAGCAAGACCACATATAAATTTGCTAAATTTAGCGAGCAAGATTTAAAAAGCTACCTAGAAAGTGGCGAGTGGCGAGGTAAGGCTGGAGCCATGACGATAGAAAATTTTAATAAAAAATACATCATCTCCCAACACGGCGAAACTAGCACGGCCATGGGACTAAATTTAAAAATATTAAAGGCATTTTTATGA
- a CDS encoding ComEA family DNA-binding protein, which translates to MRIKILLCLVVASIAYGANLNTASKNELMGLGLSKGQALNIIKYRKAHKFKSIDELEKVQGIGFNDMQKVKEKLSIKENAKVKKI; encoded by the coding sequence ATGAGGATTAAAATTTTACTTTGTTTAGTAGTCGCAAGTATTGCATATGGTGCCAATCTAAATACAGCCAGCAAAAACGAGTTAATGGGGCTTGGGCTAAGTAAAGGCCAAGCGTTAAACATTATAAAATACAGAAAAGCCCATAAATTTAAAAGCATCGATGAACTTGAAAAAGTCCAAGGTATTGGCTTTAACGATATGCAAAAAGTTAAAGAAAAACTTAGCATAAAAGAGAATGCGAAAGTCAAAAAAATCTGA